The DNA sequence CGCCTCCGTAGTGTACCAGAGGTCGTAGACGATGCTCGCCCAGGTGTCGGGCTGGATCGCCAGCGCCCCGATGGCCGAATCGCTCGGGATGAAATACCCCCAGCGAGCGTAGACGATAAACGACGCGATCAGCGACATGAGGACGACGCCGAGCGTCCGGCGCGTTGCCTCGAGCACGAGCAGGATGCCGAGTGCGCCAAGCAGGAACGCACCGGACTGCCCCTCGAGTGGTACGATCGTGGTCAGGCCGACGGCGAGTGGCTCGAGTTGTGGCGGAACGGACTCAGCGAGCGGTGCGCCCGACTGGATGCCGAATGTCGCCAACTGCTTGATCTCGTCGTACGAGGTGACGATGTAGTACGCTGGGAACAGCGAGATGACGGCAAGACAGGCGTCAAGGGGCGTGATCCGACGTAGGCTCGGGTCGATAGCTGCCCATCGGACGCCGTCACGGAGTCGTTCGACGGCTCGTGTGACAGGGCTGTCCGGACCGAACCGGCCTTTGACAGCGGGAACGATCGCGCCGAGTCGGCGGGCGACGAATCCGTCGCCAGTGCTTGCCGGGAACAACAGAAACGCAAGGACGAGTGCGAAAGTCACGTGGATCGCGTACACCTGCAACGGCTGGAGCGACGCGATTTCGACGGTGCCGACGCCCGGCAGCGTCACACTGAACTGATAGCTGCGGGCTGCAATCCACATCTGGAACGCCGAAAACGTGATCCCGATCAGCGCAACGAGTGCAGCCGACAGACCCTGATGGGAGCGACTTCGCTCAACCTCCTGTAGTAATTCGTCCTGTTCTTCGTTCGAAAGAGACTCCGCGTCCTGTGTGTCTGTACTCATGGTATCATGTGTGAACTTCTCGGTTCGTCTATCGATACAGCTCGGGCCGCAGACTGGCGGAGTTCGTCGACGAGCGTGCGCTCGGTTACCGAGAGAGTGACTGCGTCGTCGGACAGCGAGACGAGATCGTAGCGCTCACCGTCGACGATGAGTTCGTGTCCGGCGATCGAGCCCGGAACGACGCCGATTTCGTCGTACGATTTGTCGAGTTCGAGGACGAGTCCCTCGTCGGTCGTCTCGATCGGTGCATCCGACGGCAGGCCAGCGCCGTGTGAATGAAACACCATTCGGTCCATTCGGAGCTGGGTCCCGTCGACGACGTAGATATCTTCGACGGTCGTCTTCTCGACGCTGTGAGTGTACGAGAGCGTCACGACGTCGCCATCGTCAACCGGCACTGAAAGCAACTGTTCGTTGGTGTCAGTATCGGTGACGACGAGCTGTCGCTGTGCCGACGCGGTCGACGTGACGGTTGCTGTTGCTCCAACCAGTACGAGGACGGCCACGATAACGGCCAGATAGCGGTACGGTGGGCGATTCACGGTCGGTAAATACGGAGACGGTTGTGCTGTTTGGCTTAGCCGAAGTATGCCGCAGCGCCCGGGTGGAGGTCGATCGGCATGCCGTCCTGTGCCGAGTCGACGGAGATGAACTCGGACTTCTGGTCGACGGCGTCGACGTTGTCGAAGATCGCCGTCGTGACGGCTTCGACGACCGCTTCGTCGACACCTTCGTGGGTCGCGATCATCGCCTGGACCGAGACCGTCTCGACGGCCTCGCTGATGCCGCCGTAGGTGTCGGCGGGAATCGTATCCTCGGCGAACCACTCGGCGTCGTTCATGACGGCCTCGCGGGTCTCGCCGCCAATCTCGACGAGCGAGATGTCCGCGCTGGTCGCGAGGTT is a window from the Natrinema sp. HArc-T2 genome containing:
- a CDS encoding DUF1850 domain-containing protein encodes the protein MNRPPYRYLAVIVAVLVLVGATATVTSTASAQRQLVVTDTDTNEQLLSVPVDDGDVVTLSYTHSVEKTTVEDIYVVDGTQLRMDRMVFHSHGAGLPSDAPIETTDEGLVLELDKSYDEIGVVPGSIAGHELIVDGERYDLVSLSDDAVTLSVTERTLVDELRQSAARAVSIDEPRSSHMIP